The following proteins are co-located in the Halarcobacter sp. genome:
- the purH gene encoding bifunctional phosphoribosylaminoimidazolecarboxamide formyltransferase/IMP cyclohydrolase: MRALISVSDKSGVENFAKELVALGYEIISTGGTYNKLKDAGIAVIEANEVTKFPECFEGRVKTLNPYIHGGILHRRDKQSHLDQAKELGVEGIDLVCVNLYPFKATIEKTDDFEEIIENIDIGGPAMVRSAAKNHDSVIIVTDVADYDVVLNNLKNGTNTQEFRRDLMIKAYEHTASYDSMIANYMNKRFNGGMGQKQFIVGEKVFDTRYGENPHQKGALYEFDKHLSNKFITLKGEASFNNMGDISGAAKIASAFGDDNAVCIVKHGNPCGFAIKDTLLEAYTEALKCDPISAFGGVVAVNGVVDLDLAVKMNEIFLEVVFAADFTAEAQEELNKKKRIKLFKQGTAKLEMANDAFNFKIVDGGFVYQDADKVEEDEVRNSELKSKREASEQEIKDMEIAYKVASLTKSNCVVYVKNSAMVAVGMGMTSRVDAAKAALRKAEDLGLDVTGSVLASEAFFPFRDSIDAAQEAGVKCVIEPGGSIRDDEIIEAANEFGMALYFSGKRHFLH; this comes from the coding sequence GTAAGTGATAAAAGCGGTGTAGAAAATTTTGCAAAAGAGCTTGTTGCATTAGGTTATGAAATAATTTCAACTGGTGGAACTTATAATAAATTAAAAGATGCAGGAATAGCTGTAATAGAAGCAAATGAAGTTACAAAATTCCCTGAGTGTTTTGAAGGTAGAGTTAAAACTTTAAACCCATATATTCATGGTGGTATTTTACATAGACGTGATAAACAATCTCACCTTGACCAAGCAAAAGAATTAGGTGTAGAAGGTATTGATTTAGTATGTGTTAACCTATACCCATTTAAAGCAACTATTGAAAAAACAGATGATTTTGAAGAGATTATTGAAAACATAGATATCGGTGGTCCAGCTATGGTTAGATCTGCTGCTAAAAATCATGATTCTGTAATCATTGTAACTGACGTAGCTGATTATGATGTTGTATTAAACAATCTTAAAAATGGAACAAACACACAAGAGTTCAGAAGAGACTTGATGATAAAAGCTTACGAGCACACAGCATCTTATGACTCGATGATTGCAAACTATATGAACAAAAGATTCAATGGTGGAATGGGACAAAAACAATTTATCGTTGGTGAGAAAGTATTTGATACAAGATATGGGGAAAATCCACACCAAAAAGGTGCATTGTATGAGTTTGATAAACATTTATCAAATAAATTTATCACACTAAAAGGTGAAGCAAGTTTCAATAATATGGGTGATATTTCTGGAGCTGCTAAAATCGCATCTGCTTTTGGTGATGACAATGCAGTTTGTATCGTAAAACATGGGAATCCATGTGGATTTGCTATCAAAGATACATTACTAGAAGCTTATACAGAAGCTCTTAAATGCGACCCAATCTCAGCATTTGGTGGAGTTGTAGCAGTAAATGGTGTAGTTGATTTGGACTTAGCAGTTAAGATGAATGAAATCTTTTTAGAAGTTGTATTTGCAGCAGATTTCACAGCAGAAGCCCAAGAAGAGTTAAATAAAAAGAAAAGAATCAAACTATTTAAACAAGGTACAGCAAAACTTGAAATGGCAAATGATGCATTTAACTTTAAAATAGTTGATGGTGGATTTGTTTACCAAGATGCAGATAAAGTTGAAGAAGATGAGGTAAGAAACTCAGAACTAAAATCAAAAAGAGAAGCAAGCGAACAAGAAATAAAAGATATGGAGATCGCATACAAAGTAGCTTCTTTAACAAAATCAAACTGTGTTGTATATGTTAAAAACTCAGCAATGGTAGCAGTTGGTATGGGTATGACAAGTAGAGTAGATGCCGCAAAAGCAGCTCTTAGAAAAGCAGAAGATTTAGGACTAGATGTAACAGGTTCAGTACTAGCTTCTGAAGCATTCTTCCCATTTAGAGATAGTATCGATGCAGCGCAAGAAGCTGGTGTTAAGTGTGTGATTGAGCCTGGTGGTTCTATTAGAGATGATGAGATTATAGAAGCGGCGAATGAGTTTGGTATGGCTTTATACTTCTCTGGTAAAAGACACTTTTTACACTAA